A single region of the Anaerostipes rhamnosivorans genome encodes:
- a CDS encoding class I SAM-dependent methyltransferase, whose protein sequence is MWIADQWNDYEVLDTSCGEKLERWGDYYLVRPDPQVLWQTPKKAKQWKKPNGHYHRSSRGGGQWEFFDLPKTWDIRYKKLKFHLQPFSFKHTGVFPEQAVNWDWFSDKIKKAGRPVKVLNLFAYTGGATLAAAAAGASVTHVDASKGMVNWAKENAQASGLSDKPIRWLVDDCVKFVEREIRRGNQYDGIIMDPPSYGRGPKGEIWKIEEKIFPLVQLCTKILSKNPVFFLINSYTTGLQPAVLSYMLATEVKAKFGGRVTAEEIGLPVSSNGLVLPCGASGRWESL, encoded by the coding sequence ATGTGGATTGCAGATCAGTGGAATGATTATGAAGTTTTAGATACTTCTTGTGGTGAAAAATTAGAAAGATGGGGAGACTATTATTTAGTACGGCCGGATCCCCAGGTTTTATGGCAGACACCAAAGAAGGCAAAGCAATGGAAAAAGCCGAACGGCCACTATCACAGGAGCAGCAGAGGCGGCGGCCAGTGGGAATTTTTTGACCTGCCCAAGACGTGGGATATCCGGTATAAGAAACTTAAGTTTCATTTACAGCCGTTTAGTTTTAAGCATACGGGTGTTTTCCCGGAACAGGCGGTCAACTGGGACTGGTTTTCTGACAAGATCAAAAAGGCAGGACGCCCTGTAAAGGTTCTGAACCTTTTTGCATATACCGGAGGTGCCACATTGGCGGCTGCGGCGGCAGGGGCGAGTGTTACCCATGTGGATGCATCCAAAGGGATGGTCAACTGGGCCAAGGAAAATGCCCAGGCTTCTGGACTTTCTGATAAACCGATCCGGTGGCTGGTAGACGACTGTGTGAAGTTTGTTGAACGGGAGATCCGGCGTGGGAATCAGTATGACGGGATCATCATGGACCCGCCGTCATATGGACGGGGACCAAAGGGTGAGATCTGGAAGATCGAGGAGAAAATATTTCCTTTGGTTCAACTCTGTACGAAAATTTTGTCGAAAAACCCCGTATTTTTTCTGATTAATTCTTACACAACGGGACTGCAGCCGGCGGTGCTCTCCTATATGCTGGCAACGGAAGTGAAGGCGAAGTTCGGCGGCAGAGTGACAGCGGAAGAGATTGGTCTTCCAGTTTCTTCAAATGGCTTGGTTCTGCCATGCGGAGCCTCTGGCAGGTGGGAATCCTTATAG
- the recD2 gene encoding SF1B family DNA helicase RecD2 has product MGRISGYVDHIRFRNEDNGYTVLSLDMDGDEETVVGIFQFLHEGEYMELEGEYVDHPVHGPQFQMNSYEITMPDDIQGMERYLGSGAIKGVGPAIAKRIVKKFKMDTFRIIEEEPERLAEIKGVTEKKARSIAVEFSEKQEMRQAMMFLSGYGITTNLAVKIFKEYGDRLYDVIQNNPYQMADDIEGVGFKIADEIARQVGIGSSSDYRIISGIFYTLMQALASGHIYLPKEILLRNTARMLEVEEEMIEPHLLDMMIQKKIIIKEEEEQTRIYGAAQYYLELNTAKMLCDLNMTYDVSISEVRTMIAKIEDGLSITFAEKQKEAIEAVAENGVIILTGGPGTGKTTTINGMIRYFESETLDIRLVAPTGRAAKRMTEATGYEATTIHRLLELNGDSSSGDSMKFERNAGNPIETDVIIVDEMSMVDIFLMNSLLSAAVPGTRFVFVGDANQLPSVGPGNVLKDMIASGSFKVVELNQIFRQDETSHIVSNAHRINEGKTIDLDNKSRDFFFLERERLGDILGVLVYLVRDKLPGYVNAKPYDIQVLTPMRKGELGVDKLNEVLQEYLNPPAEEKQEKQAVSCLFREGDKVMQIKNNYQMEWEVKNEKGFTVEEGKGVFNGDIGRITRINDYTEKVTVVFDDIRVAEYSYSMLDELELAYAVTIHKSQGSEYPAVVMPLLTGPRVLFNRNLLYTGVTRAKQCITMVGRKSTVQQMIQNVNEQKRYSTLCRRIEEQEELLP; this is encoded by the coding sequence ATGGGACGGATTTCCGGGTATGTGGACCACATCCGTTTTCGGAATGAGGACAATGGTTATACAGTGCTGAGCCTTGATATGGACGGAGATGAGGAGACCGTGGTCGGCATCTTTCAGTTTCTCCATGAAGGAGAATACATGGAACTGGAAGGGGAATACGTGGATCATCCGGTGCACGGGCCCCAGTTTCAGATGAACTCTTATGAGATCACTATGCCGGACGATATCCAGGGGATGGAGCGGTACTTAGGCTCTGGAGCCATCAAAGGAGTAGGACCGGCAATTGCCAAGCGGATCGTGAAAAAATTTAAGATGGATACCTTCCGTATTATCGAGGAGGAACCGGAACGCCTTGCTGAGATCAAAGGAGTAACGGAAAAGAAGGCGAGGAGCATTGCTGTGGAGTTTTCTGAGAAGCAGGAAATGCGGCAGGCTATGATGTTTCTGTCTGGTTATGGCATCACCACCAATCTGGCGGTCAAGATCTTTAAAGAGTACGGGGACCGTCTGTATGATGTGATCCAGAACAATCCTTACCAGATGGCAGATGACATTGAGGGAGTAGGGTTTAAGATTGCTGACGAGATCGCCAGGCAGGTGGGGATCGGCAGCAGCTCCGATTACCGGATCATATCAGGCATTTTTTATACCCTAATGCAGGCACTGGCATCAGGGCATATTTATCTGCCTAAGGAAATTCTCTTGAGAAACACCGCAAGGATGCTGGAAGTGGAAGAGGAGATGATCGAACCCCATCTTCTGGATATGATGATCCAGAAAAAGATCATCATAAAAGAGGAAGAGGAACAGACCCGCATCTATGGGGCAGCCCAGTATTACCTGGAATTGAACACTGCCAAGATGCTTTGTGACCTGAATATGACCTATGATGTGTCAATCTCTGAAGTGAGGACAATGATCGCCAAGATCGAGGATGGGCTTTCGATCACTTTTGCCGAGAAACAAAAAGAGGCCATTGAGGCGGTTGCGGAAAACGGTGTGATCATACTCACCGGAGGGCCGGGAACCGGAAAGACGACCACCATTAACGGGATGATACGCTATTTTGAATCAGAGACATTGGACATCAGACTGGTAGCCCCCACAGGCAGGGCGGCGAAGCGTATGACAGAGGCCACGGGATACGAAGCCACGACCATTCACAGGCTGCTGGAATTAAACGGTGATTCCAGCAGCGGGGACAGCATGAAGTTCGAGCGGAATGCAGGGAATCCCATTGAGACGGATGTGATCATTGTGGATGAGATGTCCATGGTGGATATCTTTTTAATGAATTCCCTTTTGAGTGCCGCCGTACCGGGAACCAGGTTTGTGTTTGTGGGAGATGCCAACCAGCTGCCCTCCGTGGGGCCTGGAAATGTACTAAAGGATATGATCGCATCGGGTTCTTTTAAGGTGGTAGAATTAAACCAAATCTTCCGCCAGGATGAGACCAGCCATATCGTAAGCAATGCCCACAGGATCAATGAGGGAAAGACCATTGACCTTGACAATAAGAGCAGGGACTTTTTCTTTCTTGAGAGAGAAAGGCTGGGGGACATCCTCGGGGTCCTTGTCTATCTGGTGAGAGATAAGCTGCCGGGTTATGTCAACGCCAAACCGTATGATATCCAGGTATTGACGCCTATGCGCAAAGGGGAACTTGGGGTTGATAAGTTAAATGAAGTGCTCCAGGAATATCTGAATCCCCCCGCTGAAGAAAAGCAGGAGAAACAGGCTGTCTCCTGTCTGTTCAGAGAAGGGGACAAGGTCATGCAGATCAAGAACAATTATCAGATGGAGTGGGAAGTAAAGAATGAGAAAGGATTTACCGTGGAAGAGGGAAAAGGTGTCTTTAATGGTGACATCGGCAGGATCACACGGATTAATGACTACACGGAAAAGGTCACGGTGGTATTTGATGATATCAGAGTGGCTGAATACTCTTATTCTATGCTGGACGAGCTGGAGCTTGCCTATGCGGTGACCATACATAAGTCCCAGGGAAGTGAGTACCCTGCGGTGGTCATGCCGCTTCTTACGGGGCCCAGAGTACTGTTTAACCGGAATCTTTTGTATACCGGAGTCACCAGAGCCAAGCAGTGTATCACGATGGTAGGCCGGAAGTCAACGGTGCAGCAGATGATCCAGAACGTCAATGAGCAGAAGAGATACTCCACGCTTTGCCGGAGGATTGAAGAACAGGAAGAGCTGCTGCCGTAA
- the mreB gene encoding rod shape-determining protein, with product MAGSDIGIDLGTASVLVYAKGKGVVLKEPSVVAFDRDTNKIKAIGEEARLMLGRTPGNIVAVRPLRQGVISDYTVTEKMLSYFINRTVGKSIFGRKPRISVCVPSGATEVEKKAVEDATYQAGAREVSIIEEPVAAAIGAGIDIAKPCGNMIVDIGGGTADIAVISLGGVVVSTSIKVAGDDFDEAIVRYMRKKHNLLIGERTAEDIKINIGTVYKRPENATMDVRGRNLVTGLPKTVTVTSEETEEALREPAYQIVDAVHNVLERTPPELAADISDRGIVLTGGGSLIQGLEELIESKTGINTMTAEDPLTAVAIGTGKYIEFLSGEDKKAEK from the coding sequence ATGGCAGGTTCAGATATCGGAATTGATTTAGGTACAGCCAGCGTCCTGGTGTACGCAAAGGGCAAAGGAGTCGTTTTAAAAGAGCCATCTGTAGTGGCATTTGACAGAGATACAAACAAAATTAAAGCAATTGGGGAAGAAGCCCGTTTGATGCTTGGAAGAACACCTGGTAATATCGTGGCAGTGCGCCCGCTCCGTCAGGGTGTTATTTCTGATTATACAGTGACAGAAAAGATGCTGAGTTACTTCATCAACCGCACAGTCGGAAAGTCTATCTTCGGAAGAAAGCCCCGCATCAGCGTGTGTGTGCCGAGCGGTGCCACAGAAGTAGAGAAAAAGGCAGTAGAGGACGCTACTTACCAGGCAGGGGCCAGAGAGGTCTCTATCATTGAAGAACCTGTTGCGGCAGCCATCGGCGCCGGAATTGATATCGCAAAGCCATGCGGAAATATGATCGTTGATATCGGAGGAGGAACGGCTGATATCGCTGTCATTTCCCTGGGAGGTGTGGTTGTGAGCACTTCCATCAAAGTCGCAGGAGATGATTTTGACGAGGCGATCGTGCGTTACATGCGTAAAAAGCACAACCTGCTCATCGGAGAGCGTACCGCTGAGGATATTAAGATCAACATCGGTACTGTTTATAAACGTCCGGAAAACGCCACAATGGATGTGCGAGGAAGAAACCTTGTGACAGGCCTTCCAAAGACTGTTACCGTTACATCTGAGGAGACCGAAGAGGCTTTACGTGAGCCTGCTTATCAGATCGTGGACGCTGTCCATAACGTATTGGAGAGAACTCCGCCTGAGCTCGCGGCAGATATTTCAGACCGCGGTATTGTTCTGACCGGAGGAGGATCTCTGATCCAGGGTCTGGAAGAACTGATCGAATCTAAGACAGGAATCAACACGATGACAGCAGAGGATCCTCTGACAGCAGTTGCCATCGGAACTGGAAAATACATTGAATTTTTATCCGGAGAAGACAAAAAGGCTGAGAAATAG
- the glgX gene encoding glycogen debranching protein GlgX: MDIKRIGEDRQLRSMDTVNGFEVRPGFYLQNGATAIEGGVSFTVHTKNGTACTLVLYKRKAKEPFAEIPFPENYRIGNVYSMIVFGLEIRKIEYNYRVDGPQDPARGLLFDRNRCLLDPYAKAVTGQSNWGEKPEYSKDCYRARVVSNDFNWGRARRRPTDMKDLIIYELHTRGFTKHNTSDVKHPGTFDGIREKIPYLKDLGINAVELMPIFEFDETRDTRYVGGRKLLDYWGYNPVSFFAPNTSYSSEKEFNREGTELKYLIRELHDNDIEVILDVVFNHTAEGNEDGPFISFKGFDNNIYYMLTPDGKYFNFSGCGNTLNCNHPVVQNMILDCLRYWVTDYRIDGFRFDLASILGRSEDGSPLSKPPLLERLAFDPILGRVKLIAEAWDAAGLYQVGSFPSWNRWSEWNGRYRDDMRRFLKGDPGLAEAAAQRMSGSRDIYDRETRGDAASVNFITCHDGFTMWDLYSYNEKHNMENGWNNTDGDNNNNSWNCGTEGETDRPDILKLRRKLVRNAFAALMTSQGVPMMYAGDEFLNTQNGNNNAYCQDNEISWLNWDLLVENQDITQFVKKMIRFRKKHPVLRSRGGEALCGLPSVSFHGEQPWKPIRDYQNHLLGVLFAGREKDSDTDDIVYVMMNMHWEPHTVRLPELPLDYFWEITADTADEPKNGRLPGGEIQMEERSMIILEGNQMGRKGNVICL, translated from the coding sequence ATGGATATAAAAAGGATCGGGGAGGACAGACAGCTAAGGTCTATGGACACGGTAAATGGATTTGAGGTCCGTCCGGGTTTCTACCTTCAGAACGGCGCCACAGCCATCGAGGGAGGCGTCAGCTTTACCGTACATACCAAGAATGGGACGGCTTGTACTTTGGTATTATATAAGAGAAAGGCAAAGGAACCTTTTGCGGAGATACCATTTCCCGAAAACTACCGAATTGGAAATGTTTATTCTATGATCGTATTTGGGCTGGAGATCAGGAAGATCGAGTACAACTACCGGGTTGACGGACCGCAGGATCCTGCGAGAGGGCTGCTGTTTGACAGAAACCGGTGTCTGCTGGATCCTTATGCCAAAGCGGTGACGGGGCAGAGCAACTGGGGAGAGAAGCCTGAGTACAGCAAAGACTGCTACCGCGCCAGGGTGGTTTCCAATGATTTTAACTGGGGAAGAGCCAGACGCAGGCCTACTGATATGAAGGATCTTATCATATATGAACTCCACACCAGGGGCTTCACCAAGCACAATACGTCCGACGTGAAGCATCCGGGCACCTTTGACGGTATCCGGGAGAAGATTCCTTATTTAAAAGATCTGGGCATTAATGCAGTAGAGCTTATGCCGATTTTTGAATTTGACGAGACAAGGGATACCAGATATGTGGGAGGCCGGAAGCTCCTGGACTACTGGGGATATAACCCGGTGAGTTTTTTTGCGCCTAATACGAGTTACAGCTCGGAAAAGGAATTTAACAGAGAGGGAACGGAACTTAAATATCTAATCCGTGAGCTTCATGACAATGACATTGAAGTGATCCTCGATGTTGTATTTAATCATACAGCTGAGGGCAATGAAGATGGTCCGTTTATATCTTTTAAGGGCTTTGACAACAATATTTATTATATGCTGACGCCCGACGGAAAGTATTTTAACTTCAGCGGCTGCGGGAATACGCTCAACTGCAATCATCCGGTGGTGCAGAATATGATCCTGGACTGCTTGAGATATTGGGTGACAGACTACAGGATTGACGGGTTCCGGTTTGATCTGGCTTCGATTCTCGGAAGGAGCGAGGACGGATCGCCGCTGAGTAAACCGCCGCTCCTTGAGAGGCTTGCTTTTGATCCGATCCTTGGCAGGGTAAAATTGATCGCTGAGGCCTGGGATGCGGCAGGGCTTTATCAGGTAGGTTCTTTTCCGTCATGGAATCGGTGGTCTGAGTGGAACGGCCGGTACAGGGACGATATGAGAAGGTTTTTGAAAGGAGATCCAGGTCTGGCAGAGGCGGCAGCACAGAGGATGAGCGGCTCCAGAGATATCTATGACAGAGAGACCAGAGGAGATGCCGCCTCCGTGAATTTTATCACCTGCCATGATGGATTCACCATGTGGGACCTTTACTCTTACAATGAAAAGCATAATATGGAAAACGGATGGAACAATACAGACGGTGACAACAATAATAACAGCTGGAACTGTGGGACGGAAGGTGAGACAGACCGGCCGGATATTTTAAAGCTGAGAAGAAAGCTTGTGAGAAATGCTTTTGCGGCTTTAATGACAAGCCAGGGTGTACCGATGATGTATGCGGGAGACGAATTTTTGAACACCCAAAATGGGAATAATAATGCGTACTGCCAGGATAACGAAATTTCCTGGCTGAACTGGGATCTGCTGGTGGAGAACCAGGACATCACCCAGTTTGTAAAAAAAATGATCAGGTTTAGAAAAAAACATCCGGTTCTGCGTTCCAGAGGCGGGGAAGCTTTGTGCGGGCTTCCATCTGTCAGCTTTCACGGAGAACAGCCGTGGAAGCCTATAAGAGACTATCAAAACCATCTTCTGGGTGTCCTGTTCGCAGGAAGAGAAAAAGATAGTGACACAGACGATATTGTTTATGTTATGATGAATATGCACTGGGAGCCGCACACGGTGAGGCTGCCGGAGCTGCCACTGGATTATTTCTGGGAGATTACCGCAGATACGGCTGATGAGCCAAAAAACGGAAGACTGCCGGGAGGAGAGATTCAGATGGAAGAGCGGAGTATGATAATATTAGAAGGAAATCAGATGGGCCGGAAGGGAAACGTCATCTGTCTTTAA